One segment of Fusarium falciforme chromosome 13, complete sequence DNA contains the following:
- a CDS encoding Beta-hexosaminidase, with the protein MLSKTVLAVAACVLASANAIWPVPQNISTGEKVHFMDQTVPVTYNGQATLFNEQVSYTKGIVQSGVSRAFKAIFQDNFVPWKLRERHSDFEPDAKSKTSIKSIEITQTYKDSPSVFKPKAGDVDESYSLTVSEDGKVAINAKSSTGVLYGLESFSQLFFKHSAGTFWYTPNAPESIEDEPRFPHRGVLLNVARSFLGVDDIKRTIDAMAWSKLNRLHLHVTDSQSWPLEIPALPELAEKSAYHRGLSYSPQGVKDLYEYGIPRGVEVVLEIDMPGHIGVVELAYKDLIVAYDAKPYDQYCAEPPCGAFRLNSTAVYSFLDTLFGDLFPRIAPYTAYFHTGGDELKENDSNLDPDIRSNDTKVLSPLLQKSVSYTHEKVRTAGLTPLVWEEMVTTWNLTIGSDVLVQSWLGGSAVKDLAEGGRKVIDSNYEFWYDLSADTFIASIHCLYHQTIAMASEASSVPSTPSSAPDFIDIERFFTREKAKPRTLYVCLYCTTKPWKDGYKGNARRHIRTNHPYLIGLSSRQNQSQQSLDLYITSSTTPSEAALRNAFNRQAYIEALISLLTRRRVAFSMVEWDELKDLALACNPAIEDSLITSRRTVMRYISASYEFYAAQLAESLQSAISMIHISSDLWTSPHRHGMLAVCGQWVDKGYKLRKALLGLLECRKDHSGESQAGLIADVLGRFEIRRVGYHTGDNASSNKTCLEALSKKLLHERGIIFDPIRRHVRCFGHIINLSLQAFLLARSKEALRAALNGAGNVAGAQSIETFSTALNENTPSGSDTMVDQTHEENQGRQQRPPTRERTTQRVEFSGWEGINALQKLHHLAVWLRSASIHSDNWREAVGRSLGIDNATRDEANNCR; encoded by the exons ATGTTGTCTAAGACAGTCCTTGCCGTGGCCGCATGCGTCCTCGCCTCCGCCAACGCCATCTGGCCCGTCCCCCAGAACATTTCCACGGGAGAGAAAGTGCATTTCATGGACCAAACCGTCCCTGTGACCTACAACGGACAAGCT ACGTTGTTCAACGAGCAGGTTTCCTACAC CAAGGGCATTGTCCAGTCCGGCGTCTCACGCGCCTTCAAGGCCATTTTCCAGGACAACTTTGTGCCCTGGAAGCTCCGCGAGCGCCACTCCGACTTTGAGCCCGATGCCAAGTCTAAGACGTCGATCAAGTCCATTGAGATTACCCAGACATACAAGGACTCGCCCAGCGTcttcaagcccaaggccgGCGATGTCGACGAGTCGTATTCGCTGACCGTCTCTGAGGACGGCAAGGTGGCTATCAATGCCAAGTCGTCGACGGGCGTGCTCTACGGGCTCGAGTCCTTCTCGCAGCTCTTCTTCAAGCACAGCGCCGGCACCTTCTGGTACACGCCCAATGCCCCCGAGTCCATCGAGGACGAGCCGCGGTTCCCGCACCGAGGCGTCCTGCTCAACGTCGCCCGCTCGTTCCTCGGGGTGGACGACATCAAGCGCACCATCGACGCCATGGCCTGGAGCAAGCTGAACCGCCTGCACCTGCACGTCACCGACTCGCAGTCGTGGCCCCTGGAGATCCCCGCGCTGCCCGAGCTGGCCGAGAAGAGCGCCTACCACAGGGGCCTCTCGTACTCGCCCCAGGGCGTCAAGGACCTCTACGAGTACGGCATACCCCGCGGCGTCGAGGTGGTGCTGGAGATTGACATGCCCGGCCACATTGGCGTCGTCGAGCTAGCCTACAAGGACCTCATTGTCGCCTACGACGCCAAGCCCTACGACCAGTACTGCGCCGAGCCTCCCTGCGGCGCCTTCCGCCTGAACAGCACTGCCGTCTATAGCTTCCTCGACACGCTTTTTGGCGACCTCTTCCCCCGCATCGCCCCCTACACGGCCTACTTCCACACCGGCGGtgacgagctcaaggagaacgaCTCGAACCTTGACCCCGATATCAGGTCCAACGACACCAAGGTTCTGTCTCCGCTGCTGCAAAAGTCTGTCAGCTACACCCACGAAAAGGTCCGCACGGCCGGTCTAACCCCGCTGGTATGGGAGGAGATGGTGACGACGTGGAACTTGACCATTGGCAGTGACGTCCTCGTGCAGTCGTGGCTCGGAGGATCCGCCGTCAAGGACCTAGCCGAGGGCGGCCGCAAGGTCATTGACAGCAACTACGAGTTTTGG TACGATTTATCGGCAGACACTTTCATCGCTTCGATCCATTGTCTATACCATCAAACCATCGCCATGGCATCCGAAGCATCGTCCGTACCGAGCACACCCTCTTCCGCCCCCGACTTCATCGACATTGAGAGGTTTTTCACCAGAGAGAAGGCGAAGCCTCGCACTTTATATGTCTGCTTATACTGTACGACGAAGCCATGGAAGGATGGCTATAAGGGCAATGCGAGGCGCCACATAAGGACTAATCATCCATATCTGATCGGGCTCTCTAGTCGGCAGAATCAATCTCAGCAATCGCTCGACTTATATATCACATCATCGACTACGCCATCCGAAGCGGCATTGCGGAATGCCTTCAATCGACAGGCTTACATCGAAGCTCTCATCAGCCTTCTCACACGTCGCAGGGTGGCCTTTTCGATGGTTGAGTGGGATGAGCTAAAGGATCTAGCTCTAGCATGTAATCCTGCCATCGAGGATAGTCTGATTACCTCCCGACGTACAGTGATGCGCTACATCTCAGCTAGCTATGAGTTCTACGCTGCTCAGTTGGCCGAGTCCCTTCAATCTGCCATTTCGATGATTCACATCTCATCTGATCTCTGGACATCACCACACCGACACGGTATGCTTGCAGTATGCGGACAGTGGGTCGATAAGGGCTATAAACTTCGAAAGGCGCTTCTAGGGCTGCTAGAGTGTCGAAAAGACCACTCTGGCGAGTCCCAGGCCGGCCTGATTGCTGATGTCTTGGGGCGATTCGAAATTCGACGCGTTGGTTATCATACTGGGGATAACGCATCCTCGAACAAGACCTGCCTAGAAGCTTTATCAAAGAAGCTACTTCACGAGCGAGGA ATCATCTTCGATCCTATCCGCCGCCATGTCCGCTGTTTCGGccatattattaacctttccCTTCAAGCGTTCCTTCTCGCGCGCTCGAAAGAAGCCCTACGCGCTGCCCTTAATGGCGCCGGCAACGTCGCTGGTGCACAGTCTATCGAAACCTTCTCTACTGCTCTGAATGAGAATACGCCTTCGGGATCCGATACCATGGTGGATCAGACACATGAGGAGAACCAGGGAAGACAGCAGAGACCTCCGACGAGAGAGAGAACTACTCAGCGAGTAGAATTTAGCGGATGGGAAGGTATTAATGCTCTCCAGAAGCTCCACCATCTCGCAGTCTGGCTCCGAAGCGCTTCAATCCATAGTGATAACTGGCGCGAAGCTGTGGGTCGCAGTCTCGGGATTGACAACGCAACACGTGATGAAGCGAATAATTGTCGGTga